The following coding sequences are from one Vicia villosa cultivar HV-30 ecotype Madison, WI unplaced genomic scaffold, Vvil1.0 ctg.000181F_1_1_1, whole genome shotgun sequence window:
- the LOC131625031 gene encoding dof zinc finger protein DOF3.5-like, which yields MESGWKATTEISPNCPRCGSSNTKFCYYNNYSLTQPRYFCKGCRRYWTKGGSLRNVPVGGGCRKNRRGNNNNKTLLKQHSHDPVLRTNNVSSSTSSSLVAEYHKPNIDLALVYANFLNQKPGSQKISFDPSLENSRLLSNVEVGSSSLNLSELEHGFKGCLNLHDQLLVPSTSTVVTHFGEFELYSMQTLRKDRVHDDGSVNFELPPLPGEEDSSSHDDHVMWSNSEMMMNLPFQVTQPPPPPPPLLGLDQIHHADLLVGNWSPFDFPRDASFSRPC from the coding sequence ATGGAGAGTGGTTGGAAAGCTACAACTGAGATATCACCAAACTGTCCAAGATGTGGTTCCTCCAACACAAAATTCTGCTACTACAACAACTACAGCTTAACTCAACCAAGATACTTTTGCAAAGGATGCAGAAGATATTGGACAAAAGGTGGATCCCTCAGAAACGTCCCTGTTGGTGGTGGCTGCAGAAAAAACAGAAGaggtaacaacaacaacaaaaccttgttAAAACAACATTCTCATGATCCTGTTTTAAGGACTAATAATGTTTCATCTTCTACTTCCTCTTCATTGGTTGCTGAATATCATAAACCCAATATTGATCTTGCTTTAGTTTACGCGAATTTCCTTAATCAAAAGCCTGGTTCTCAAAAAATCAGTTTCGACCCTTCTTTAGAGAATTCGAGGTTGTTATCGAATGTTGAAGTTGGTTCGAGTAGTTTGAATTTATCGGAACTAGAACATGGTTTCAAAGGGTGTTTGAATCTTCATGATCAGTTACTAGTACCATCCACATCCACAGTGGTAACACATTTTGGTGAGTTCGAACTCTATTCTATGCAGACGCTTCGAAAAGATAGAGTTCATGATGATGGTAGTGTGAACTTTGAGCTACCACCTTTGCCTGGTGAAGAGGATTCATCATCACATGATGATCATGTGATGTGGTCCAATTCTGAAATGATGATGAACCTTCCATTTCAAGTCACTCAACCTCCACCACCACCGCCACCACTTCTTGGTCTTGATCAAATTCATCATGCTGATTTGTTAGTTGGTAATTGGAGCCCTTTTGATTTTCCAAGGGATGCTTCTTTCTCTAGACcttgttaa